DNA sequence from the Uloborus diversus isolate 005 chromosome 1, Udiv.v.3.1, whole genome shotgun sequence genome:
CGGTTAGTCATTCTACATCAACTTTGAACTATCCAGTGCATTCATATGCTAATGTGCTCTTTGGAATAACACGTGGTgtcatttatttcataaaattgattcaataaataaaggcatttgaaaatgtgctttGAATCGAAGAGATATACACATGTGTAtgcatttatttactcattacatttttaacacgctccttcatattattttattttttaaatttatatttgtgaAAATATTGACATATTCGTACCTATTTCAAAATGTATGTCTATAtattaggcagtgagaagcaaagggatgcaagtggaaaatttcaaattctgaataaaacgtgtttaaagataacatcctaagcAGACTTTCATGACCATGATCATGACCAAAAAATGTGTTactaggggaaggtggggcaagACGAGATAGCGGGGCAAGATGAGATACTGACGCTCCTCACTATTTCTGTGTGGACATCTAGCGAAAAAGTAGTCAAGTAGTTGCAATGGAAGAAGAAGAAACCACGTTGGTTGAATCAACCATTTTGTGCGCGGCATTTGCATTGTAtaaagtatttttctcagtttttgtgtGTTTCGCCGTACTCCTATTTTGTTGGATCATCTTTTTAAGTGTAGTTTggtgagtatcattttttgaatattttttgctatCATATAATCGTAATCCACAATTCAAAAGGATAAATTTACAGtgctttaatgtaattttatttataacctaAACTTGAGTAGACAGTAAACACGACAAATGGCGCAGTGAGGCAAGACGAGATATTGTAAGAGGGGCAAGATGGAATACTATCTCATCTTATCCCGCATGTATTGTTTTAATTCTTTTCAGATTTCTAATTATGGTGAGAACTTACTAAAGAAAGACAAATAGAAGTAGTTGGTCACGAGAATCGATGAAACATGCCATTGATTCCATAATGAATGGCGAAATGGGATTTCAGAAAGCATCCCGAGCTTGTAATGTTCCACGGGCTACACTTCATAGAAAAGTAAGGAAACTAAAACACAGTCGTTGGACAGGGGTGTTCTCCCGGTGTCAACAGCTGGAAgaatttattcaaataaagaaACCGCAAGTGTAGATATAGTTAAGCCTTTGGACccaatcaaaactattttttctttgtaagaaGAAGACCTACTTGTGgactatattttgaaaatggaagaaaGGCTATTTGGCATTACATCGTATGACCTTAGGCTCTTGGTGTATAAATGGGCTGAAAAATTGGGGAAAAACCACAGctttaacaaagaaaaacaaatagcTGGTAAATATTGGATACTCGCATTCAAATCTCGCCATCCTCAAATTGCACTTAGGAAACCAGAAGCTATGAGTGCGGCCCGAGCAGCTGCTTTCAACGAAGTTAATGTTGGAAAGTTTTTTGATCTATTGACGCGTATTGTATATGAGAATAAATTGACACCAGCAAGAATTTATAATTGCGACGAGACTGGGATGTCAATAGTACCAAAGCATATATCAGAAATTCTCGCTTTGAAAGGTAGGAAGCAAGTTGGTTGCCTGACGTTCGCTGAGAGAGGCAGCACTGTCACCATCGAAGTTTGTTTTAGTGCTGCTGGAGCATACATGCCTCCTCTTTTTGTATTTCCTCGCGTCCGTGCAAATGATCAGCTCATAAACGATTGTTTGCCAGGGGCTTCAGCTGAATACCATGCAAGTGGTTGGATGCAGTCAGgaatattttttctcttgttttaaGAAATTCGTCACATGGAGTCGAGCAAGCAAAGATGCACCAGTTTTACTCCTTCTtgaccaggggtgattgtgactccatgaaaaaatacctgaacttttttccaagaagaaaaagtgttttgatgggcatacatatacacattacgtgtatgcacacattatttatatacataattatttgttggggctaaaactcgaagttttaattggacttaatatgtccatgtgcatggagagaattaaattattttaatttttctcatttctaaaaatttttcaaagaatgttttattttcctccattgtatctgaatccttaaccatttattacattcattttctaaaagtgcataaatatttcagaattaaataagtttggggcAAAAGGAGCAGAATGTATTATGATCACTGCGCAATAATGCTAGGCGATATCCGAATTTTAAAgccacgatatatcgctctccaaatatcgatattttcgatatatataagtcgttgaattcaacatttaatgggggggggggggggctgtaaagcctattacataagcatctacaacagagaaaagccataggccatcttggtgaataaatattttagcaatttaatctaataatatagttacagcaaggattttcatgtgtttgtgtcgggaggggaaggggggggggggcgtcatgaagcagattataccacagaaacttttggagaaattaatttagaagaatttaagcctttttattagtgggtggcgattcttgagggaaaaggggggcttggtaaaattgaggggtgccatcgcagtcggggggaatgggcaaccctagttacatcatctgcatattaagatatgcaacagagaaacgatattagacatcttgaaaagaaaatattaaggtgaaaaatatcaagtaacgctcctttctcttcttatctagcctttattccatctctcaccccagctgttcttcaataattaccatagagGTTGCAAAACATGACGGTGGCTTACGCTTTATACCAGACGAAACGTCTTAAATTTGGACTTtcggcgtttcattaaacatcgacttaaattttacaaaagtgggtttttctgaaaatataggatggttccggtattttcgaagatgaagataccggaaatcaagatgtaaataccggaaatccggtaaaataccggaacacaatcacccctgtcttGACGGTCACTGTACACGCACAAAAAATATGGCTGTGATTGATCATGCGATAGAGAAGGGTGTTATTATCTTATGCTCCCCACCACACTGTACACACCGTTTACAACCACTTGATGTGCGTTTCATGAAACCACTAAGTGTATTTTACGATCAAGAGGTGGCTAATTGGCTTCGAACAAACCCTGGTCGTGTGGTAATAGCTTCAGATAGCAAAACTTTATGGAAACGCCTTCGTAAGAGCAGCAACTATGACAACTGCAGTAAATGGTTTCCGTAAGACTGGTATCTGGCCACTCAATCCAACCGTATTTGGCGAACACGATTTTGCACCGGCTGAAACTATAAACAGAGAACTTCAGGCTACGGTGGCTCGACGTCCCGAGCCTGTAACTAATGAAGCTACAGAACCGACGGGCGACGGTGCTGATGCTGTTTGTGTTCAAAATTCTACATCTAATAACCAATGTCAAGGCTTACAAAATCCTAAACATGTGGGTAACCAAGGCTCACTCATTTGTACACCCTCAACTCCTCGTACAATTGAGGTATTGTCGAAGATTGTATATTCTCCAGAGGATATTTGCCAATACCAAGctgcagttcattcaagattgaGAAAAAGTCTCGCAAACGTGGAAAAACTGCGGTTATCACCGAATCACCATACAAAAAATAGCTACAAAATGATATAATTATGAACGCTGAAAAGGAACGGAAGAAAATAGAAAAGTCTAAGCAAAGAAAGGAGAAGAATATGGAAAAATCTAAGCAGAAAGAGCCAAAGACAATGGAAAAATCTAAGCAAaaagaggaggaaaaaaaatgggaaaatctaAACAGaatgaggagaaaaaaatagaaaaatctaagCAGAGAGATAAGAAATTGGAAATATCTACGCAGGAGGAGccgaagaaaattgaaaaatctaagCAAAAAGAGGAGACGAAAATGGAAACATCTAAGCATAGagagaagaaaatagaaaaatcaaagtAGGAAGAGGAAAAGATCGAggagcaaaagaagaaaaaaggaaacgtTAAAAGGAATTTGGAAGAAATACTTTATGGACCTCATCAACTAGTACAGCAACAAAAGTTGGCCTGTCAAAAGATAAAGGCAAAAGAGTGaagattgaaaaatgaaaaccaaAAACTGTACTTAAATAACTGTATTGTGTGGCTCATGTAAACACTGAATCTCATCTTACCCCACCTAGTGGGGTAAGACGGGATTTTAGCATAATAAGTTAAAGTATGTGCCTAAAATTTTCTgctggaaataaaatattaagtcaATGTTTATTCATTTGTAATACTTGAGAGATAATAAAGACATTGTTTtcgaatttatttttgacttatgTTTGCCACCACAACTGTTTTTTGGTTAAAAATCTCATCTTGACCCACCTTCTCATATAtgttaatgttaataaaaatttgtGTACTTATTCCACTGGACAGAGTTATTGCAAAATTTTCTCTGCTTGtacctaacttttttttaaagattttttaattttgagtctTACTATTTTGATGTCGTCGTGCTTTAAGTTGATTCTTCCCCCACATGAAATCAAGTTGTTTTTCTAGTAGCCCAAGAACAGCTGAataatacataactttttttaactGCTATCAGGTTATCACTGATAACAAAATCACTTTATTTgcaaatttatttacttaaaaaccaAATTCTTGTTTTGTTAATTATCCTTTGCTTGTAACACAACATTTAAACTGGTTGAATTCAGATTTAAAGTAATACGATTTCgatacttactttttttcttaaattcaaaccAGTAAATATCCAATtcaatttaaatacaaataaactgaATGATAGGTTTATCAacacacagtttaaaaaaaaaaaccgtgacaACATTTCAAAACTAACTGCATCGCAATACATTAGCGTTGTTTACATTCATATCACAAAAAGagaaggtttatttatttattcatttattttccacAGACGACagtttctgtttttgatgttagcaCCACCTATTACATAAATTTGACTAATAATGCCGAAATGGAGGGAAAAAAACTAGCTTCCTACCGCTTTGGGCGGGAGGAAGTTTTAcccgcccaaagcgggtaggtcttcGTATGCCCCCGCATGgggtgtaagcggcgatgcatacgtatgtcgtattTACCCGAACACCCTTGAGTTTTAATCAGTCTcaacgaagcagcagtgaagcggcacattgcgcaaccaggcttaaaattaaaaaaaaatgtacatttctttttaaaacaatgaagttttgtaacttgtgattagtcgcaGACCAGCTTATGTTTTTGATTGTCCATGCAAAACGgctataggatttaatcatacatttatttataacttcttgACTCGTGTGacgacttagattttctatttcaataggataaatataacattaaaaagttattttttaggatggcaattaactAGTCTActaattttttcagttatttctttacgttttgtaaacaaatgtgcggactttaaattggataagtacaactgttttatatttttttataatggcaagcagctagtcaactattttaatcatttataacttcatattttattAGCAAGTATACCAAAtcgcaattagttaagcttacccactttgggccccctggtagggcaaagcgggtttttcaaatctgtgtaaagtttgataataaataaatattatatttgaaataatacaaaaattactttttatttcgaagTTCAAGAACCTTGCTAGGAAATAAAGCCGAAATTGTTGCGATGAAATCCAAAAACCACAATATTTAAGCGTTCTTCTAAAACCTACCCGTTTTGGGCCACCCTCTCCTATTTACAAGCCGCATcacaagcagttttttttttaaattaaatttgctctttcagttgaaaatatAAACACCCCGTATTAAAGGTAAACAAATTATAGTTTTGATGCTTGAGCCTAGTCACAGGTCTCCCGGGGATCAAATATGATACGCCAGTAAAAATTTCTCTTAATACCAAAAAAATATAGGCTGCTTATAAGCAATGATATCAAATCTGAAATTCATGCCATATCCTATGATGATAAAACCAAGATCCATACGGCATAGATTtctcttttaaatgcttttctgTTCTAAAATAGCTTGAAAAAACGTCAGCCAAAATCTTTCTGATTTAACCACGCCCTGTAAGGCTAGAAAGTAACTATGGTTTTCAATTAATTaatctcaaaattttcagaaacaatattTTCAGTACAAAAAAGTCCACAAAAATGCTTAATTAAAGAATACAATAGAAGTATTTTAATTCATTACACGAGGATTGATTCACTTTTTTAAGCAACGTCAAAGCTTACattattttttccgtaatttattaaataaacattaatataTTCTTGTTGCAGGGATGTCCTTTTTTATTCAATTCAGTTACAAGTCTTCACCTTATAAAAACTGTTAATCTTGCCCTTTTTTTAGTTTTCCTTATGATTTATTAATTAAAGCCTaccaaaattattgaaaaatttaaatttacaattgaaacttttgcaattaatttaccaactttttttatgttttttaaatctatttttgttAGAATTAAGCACTTCTCCTTTTttcgaataaataaaaaattgcttcttgTAGCAATTTTGTCAAGTTTTTATCAGCAATTTTCGAGTATAATCTCCTACATTTTTGCATATAAAtctcctttatttttcttttaaggcaatttggtgtaaaaaaaatgataaaactatCACAAAACAGAGAAGAGcaattttataaataatgtagAATGCGATGTCCAGCCTATTTTTCATTTCACGTGTTTTACTTACAGACATTTTACTGAAAAGTACCATATCAGAAATACAAATCTTGGGCTTTATGCAGCCTCATGCACACATAAAAGACTTTCACAAAGGGAAAAGCAAAGCATATTCTTTTCAAAGTCTTTTTTCCGATGTTTTTCTGAGGAAAATCCTATAAATGTCTTGAAAGAAAGTACATAAAGAGACCAGAACGTGACAAGCTTCTCCATGAAACTATGGAGGAAATTCCGATCCTATTAAAGGATATTATTCCAAAGTTTCAGGATAAGTATATAAGCTTCAAACAGATTAAACTATTTTCTTCCTTATGTAAATGTTCTTTGCATTAATTATTcgaattctttaaatttaaagaaagataatatacgtacttttttttttcatattttgtaaaaggaagaaaaaaaagattttaaaatgcagGTTTACTGAGGAAATGTATAAGGATTtgaataattcaattattaacaTCTGGATATCaacctttttgtttcttttattaaattttgactgttagtattgaatcaatcttttattttatttatttatatttatgcaggTTAGTCGTAATGCTAAAAGAACAATAAAACCTTTGAAAGATATAGGACATATATGTCCCCTAAGTTGAAGTACATTTtgtaaattattataaaatgcaatttacttttctttttttaatgtatttttttcatggttttcgGACATTAGAATCTTAATATTAGCAGATGAACGAAAGATTGTTCGAAAAAATGTACAACAACTCTGATATTTATCGATTTgacttatcaatttatttttaattttacttatccttaattctttttcattttatttactgattatttattttagttattttttttaattttaaaatcaccaTAATTACTTAAGAGCTTACTGTCCTCGAAGGTTGTGCACAATTTCAGTTTTAAGGAatccaagacttttttttttcttaatattaatgTTTGCTAATGGTAAAAATTGTATTAACTGgtttgattattaaaaaatggaaaatttttataTGACACAGCTTTAAGTTTTTTGAgtgttaaaattaaaagtagtacaACATCCAAGTGAATGAACGTATCTAATCAATGAACGAAAACAGTTTTTACCAGAGAATGAACACgttcaattttaattataatcataaattttactttatgaattggttattaaaaaatatgtttgagatgttaagaaaactttaaatgcgCATTTTTATGCccacaatgaaaaaaagttttaaaactttattgaaATGCACTAAACTCCTGATACCAGTTGACTGGTTATAGCGAATCGCATGATTTCGCGGATATTCAACGAAATCGACACAATTATGGATTTAATATACCCTGCAGATAGCACAAACCATCGATATCGCTGGCATAATCCTACTACTCTCTCGCGGAATACAAAAACTACTCACAACTGACAGAGGTAGGGGGaagttgccgtcaatgaaccggttccatgattGGACTTCGAAGATAAACCCCACCAGAGTTTTCTcaggcacgaaatcagttttagtgtctTCTTTTGTCCCAAAACAGTTCAATGCAAAATCGTCAAGGATCTTGAATCAACACATAATATTGTTAAACATCCAAATAAAACTTCTACTGTTCACTTACCAATGATagatatttacattttgtttttacatgctttgaatattactga
Encoded proteins:
- the LOC129219393 gene encoding uncharacterized protein LOC129219393, with translation MEERLFGITSYDLRLLVYKWAEKLGKNHSFNKEKQIAGKYWILAFKSRHPQIALRKPEAMSAARAAAFNEVNVGKFFDLLTRIVYENKLTPARIYNCDETGMSIVPKHISEILALKGRKQVGCLTFAERGSTVTIEVCFSAAGAYMPPLFVFPRVRANDQLINDCLPGASAEYHASGWMQSGIFFLLF